The following coding sequences are from one bacterium SCSIO 12741 window:
- a CDS encoding DUF4199 domain-containing protein, with protein sequence MKNIALAKSMNYGVFLGLMLIGISVIAYVAGLKTGDSINAWSGGIVMLVGVFYFMLRFRNKDNGGFASFGQLFVVGFLTLLIAIIISSVYSYVFLTYINPEAVDEIKQVTYDRYISSGMSQEEAIKSMKMAEPFMTPLFTSLMAIVIYGFVGAGLGAIYGLILKKADPNPFRELDADV encoded by the coding sequence ATGAAGAATATAGCCCTTGCAAAATCCATGAATTACGGAGTCTTCTTAGGACTTATGCTCATTGGGATTTCCGTGATTGCTTACGTGGCCGGTTTAAAAACAGGAGATTCCATAAATGCTTGGTCTGGCGGTATTGTCATGTTGGTAGGAGTCTTTTATTTTATGCTTCGATTCAGGAATAAGGATAATGGAGGTTTTGCTTCTTTCGGCCAACTTTTTGTCGTTGGTTTTTTGACCCTTCTTATTGCTATCATTATTTCGAGTGTTTACTCCTATGTTTTCTTGACGTATATCAACCCAGAGGCCGTTGATGAAATTAAGCAGGTTACATATGATCGTTACATTTCAAGTGGAATGAGTCAGGAAGAGGCCATAAAGTCTATGAAGATGGCTGAACCTTTTATGACACCTCTGTTTACTTCACTAATGGCTATAGTAATCTATGGCTTCGTTGGAGCCGGTCTTGGAGCGATATACGGACTAATCCTTAAAAAAGCAGATCCGAATCCTTTCCGGGAACTGGATGCGGATGTTTAA
- a CDS encoding glycosyltransferase, translating into MQITLVIPTYNEEESIPELCAWIDRVMKDNGYSYEALFVDDGSKDKSWAVVQEIHAKNPSVKGIRFRRNYGKSAALNKGFEAAQGDVVITMDADLQDSPDEIPELYRLITEEGYDLISGWKQKRYDPITKTLPTKLYNWATRKMSGIYLHDFNCGLKAYKNEVVKSVEVYGEMHRYIPVLAKRAGYDKIGEKIVQHQARKYGVTKFGLERFVNGFLDLLSISFVTRFGRKPMHLFGSIGSVMFLIGFFAAAIIGGMKIYYLQVGVRSTLVTDIPWFYIALTSMILGTQLFLAGFLAELVARNDPKRNDYQVSERLEGPR; encoded by the coding sequence ATGCAAATTACGCTGGTAATTCCCACCTATAACGAAGAAGAATCGATTCCTGAACTATGCGCCTGGATCGATCGAGTGATGAAGGACAATGGCTATTCCTATGAGGCTCTTTTTGTAGACGATGGGAGTAAAGACAAAAGCTGGGCGGTTGTTCAAGAAATACATGCCAAAAATCCTTCGGTAAAAGGAATTCGCTTTCGCCGGAACTATGGTAAATCAGCGGCTTTGAATAAAGGATTTGAAGCGGCCCAAGGTGACGTGGTCATTACCATGGATGCCGACTTGCAGGATAGCCCGGATGAAATTCCAGAGCTCTATCGATTGATTACTGAAGAGGGCTACGACCTGATTTCAGGATGGAAGCAAAAACGCTACGATCCTATTACCAAAACACTTCCTACTAAACTTTACAACTGGGCGACCCGTAAAATGAGCGGGATTTACCTCCACGATTTTAACTGTGGGCTTAAAGCTTACAAAAATGAGGTGGTTAAGTCCGTTGAAGTGTACGGCGAAATGCACCGGTATATTCCTGTATTGGCGAAAAGAGCTGGGTACGATAAGATCGGCGAAAAAATTGTTCAGCACCAGGCCCGTAAATACGGTGTAACCAAATTCGGACTGGAGCGCTTTGTCAATGGTTTTCTCGATTTGCTTTCTATCAGCTTCGTTACCCGTTTTGGTCGCAAGCCTATGCACCTTTTTGGGTCGATTGGTTCGGTCATGTTTTTGATTGGATTTTTTGCGGCTGCCATTATTGGTGGAATGAAGATTTACTACCTCCAGGTTGGGGTTCGGAGCACCTTGGTTACCGACATACCTTGGTTCTACATTGCCTTAACTTCCATGATATTAGGAACCCAGCTTTTCCTGGCCGGTTTCTTGGCGGAGTTAGTCGCTCGAAACGATCCTAAACGAAACGATTACCAGGTATCTGAACGCTTGGAAGGACCACGCTAA
- a CDS encoding competence/damage-inducible protein A: MNAEIITIGDELLIGQIVDTNSAWMADRLHDVGITVFQITSIQDDPGHIKDALDLAQTRADIILMTGGLGPTKDDLTKKTLASYFNDTMRFDEEVYEHVGQLFDRLGVKMPPVNRHQAEVPSKCTVLKNEKGTAPGMWFDEKGKIVVSMPGVPNEMRYLMDEEVIPRIKEKYQTPELVYQTVLTQGIGESSLMEVIDDWEEEVLADGIKLAWLPSVGQVRLRLSARGDDREEILTRIDAHIQKLSTLIPDYFMGTLEGAPEKKLKQILESSGLTVSVAESLTGGFVAHLITTVSGSSAYFKGSVTSYSPEVKQSVLGVKEAAIREYTPVSQEVVEQMALGVKKLLQSDFSVATSGVAGPGEDSDGNPPGKVWMAVASPNGVVSREFRFGNDRSKNIIKSSQTALHFLCQEILNN, translated from the coding sequence ATGAACGCAGAAATCATAACGATCGGCGATGAACTACTTATTGGTCAAATTGTCGATACCAATTCGGCCTGGATGGCTGATCGCCTGCATGATGTAGGGATAACCGTTTTTCAAATCACCTCCATTCAGGACGACCCCGGTCATATTAAAGATGCGCTGGACCTCGCCCAAACCCGTGCCGATATTATTCTGATGACAGGGGGCTTAGGGCCCACTAAAGACGATCTAACCAAAAAGACTTTGGCATCCTACTTCAACGATACAATGAGGTTTGATGAAGAGGTGTATGAACACGTTGGTCAGCTTTTTGACCGCTTAGGTGTAAAAATGCCTCCGGTAAATCGCCACCAGGCAGAAGTGCCTTCCAAGTGCACCGTTCTTAAGAATGAGAAAGGTACTGCTCCGGGAATGTGGTTTGATGAAAAAGGAAAAATTGTGGTCTCCATGCCTGGCGTACCAAATGAAATGCGCTACTTAATGGATGAGGAGGTAATTCCAAGAATTAAAGAGAAATACCAAACTCCGGAATTGGTTTACCAAACCGTATTGACCCAGGGAATCGGTGAGTCTTCTTTGATGGAGGTGATCGACGATTGGGAAGAAGAAGTACTGGCAGATGGCATTAAACTGGCCTGGCTTCCATCAGTAGGCCAGGTAAGGTTGAGATTAAGTGCTCGTGGCGATGACCGCGAAGAGATCTTAACCCGAATCGACGCCCACATCCAAAAACTGAGCACTTTGATTCCCGATTATTTTATGGGGACCCTCGAAGGAGCTCCAGAAAAGAAATTGAAACAAATTTTGGAATCATCAGGCTTGACCGTTTCAGTAGCTGAAAGCTTAACCGGTGGTTTCGTGGCTCATTTGATTACAACCGTAAGTGGCAGTTCGGCTTATTTTAAAGGTTCGGTGACTTCTTACTCGCCTGAGGTAAAACAATCCGTTTTGGGGGTAAAAGAGGCCGCCATTCGGGAGTATACACCGGTGAGTCAAGAAGTAGTTGAGCAGATGGCTTTGGGTGTGAAAAAATTGCTTCAAAGCGATTTTTCCGTGGCTACATCAGGCGTTGCTGGACCGGGAGAGGATTCGGATGGAAATCCTCCGGGAAAAGTGTGGATGGCAGTTGCCAGTCCTAACGGTGTGGTGTCCAGGGAATTCCGATTTGGGAATGATCGAAGCAAGAACATTATCAAGTCTTCTCAAACCGCACTTCATTTCCTTTGTCAGGAAATTTTAAATAACTGA
- the rpmB gene encoding 50S ribosomal protein L28: MANVCQITGKKAIVGNNVSHANNKSKRRFKPNLQVKKFYIPEEDRWITLKVSASGIRNINRLGILGALKKAKEKGYYAE; this comes from the coding sequence ATGGCTAACGTTTGTCAGATTACCGGGAAGAAAGCTATTGTTGGAAACAACGTTTCACACGCTAACAATAAGTCTAAAAGAAGATTTAAGCCTAATTTGCAGGTGAAGAAATTCTACATTCCAGAAGAGGATCGTTGGATTACTTTGAAAGTTTCGGCATCCGGCATTCGCAATATCAATCGCCTTGGAATTCTTGGCGCCTTGAAAAAAGCGAAAGAAAAAGGATACTACGCAGAGTAA
- a CDS encoding tetratricopeptide repeat protein, whose product MMYWISNNQKGLLGALVFLVCLGITATAGPSDSLLRLIESHPQAKKSDSVQIAIWYGELGQAHIQEEKFEEAMLDFDKALGFANRHQKAELYKLFMALNAEANRHDHVLDLGAEAMNQFYDDPVMMISTYHRVAKAYQMQLQKEKALVYFRRALKKAEESGDSTNRVLIQVQYAHVLVNTGQYDSAIYYLRDALGYYQNQADWGGMGKVYHRLGVIYLDFEQVDSARFFLEEARRIHENKAEDLPLIDLNLNLGVLYFGQGLTEESRGRFLDALIYAERLGVIDRHHEIYRYLAALSYHDEKWGEAENYLTLADNYTDSVFSQNHSEAFAAAQAQFSVKENLLKAQLLQKENLEAVREVDWQRQLNLWTLGVAILLGLFLSYIIWQQRKLRHLNEELIQKNEELDDHLHEKDNIMGILVHDLRSPMASIKSLSDLLVTEEDIDLPDDVRELLTELGHVSERGLQMVSTLFRVYELENHMESIQLDRVKLGPLLSDLEEEFRSLAGKKGMTLLVEKNGEEVLSHREFLFSILRNLISNALKFSPDGKSVKIRVDQLKDRARLYIRDEGPGFSAEDRKHMFRKFKKLSAQPTRGETSSGLGLYLVYLMGMRINARIWLNEDYHSGAEFIIELPLYQGTN is encoded by the coding sequence ATGATGTATTGGATTTCAAACAATCAAAAAGGACTTTTGGGTGCCCTGGTGTTTTTGGTATGCCTGGGAATTACTGCCACCGCAGGTCCATCAGATAGCCTGCTTAGGTTGATTGAATCTCATCCCCAAGCCAAGAAATCCGATTCTGTACAGATCGCCATTTGGTACGGCGAGCTTGGACAAGCCCATATTCAGGAAGAAAAGTTTGAAGAGGCGATGTTGGATTTTGACAAAGCTCTGGGTTTTGCCAATAGGCACCAAAAGGCCGAATTGTATAAACTTTTCATGGCCTTGAATGCGGAGGCCAACCGGCACGACCATGTACTGGATTTGGGAGCTGAGGCCATGAACCAGTTTTACGATGACCCAGTTATGATGATATCCACGTATCATCGAGTGGCCAAAGCCTATCAAATGCAGCTTCAAAAGGAAAAGGCCTTAGTCTACTTCCGAAGAGCTTTAAAAAAGGCGGAAGAGTCTGGTGATTCGACCAATCGAGTGCTCATTCAGGTGCAGTATGCCCACGTTTTGGTCAACACTGGCCAATATGATTCAGCGATTTATTACCTACGAGATGCATTGGGTTATTATCAAAACCAGGCGGATTGGGGAGGCATGGGTAAAGTATACCATAGATTGGGAGTGATTTACCTGGATTTTGAACAGGTAGACTCAGCCCGTTTCTTTCTGGAGGAAGCTAGACGCATTCATGAGAACAAGGCCGAAGATTTGCCCCTTATTGATCTAAACTTAAACCTTGGGGTGCTCTATTTTGGGCAGGGGCTTACGGAAGAGTCCAGGGGCCGGTTTTTAGATGCATTGATTTACGCCGAACGCTTGGGAGTGATTGATCGTCACCATGAAATTTATCGTTACCTGGCAGCACTAAGCTATCACGATGAAAAATGGGGGGAGGCCGAAAATTACCTGACCCTGGCAGACAATTATACCGACTCGGTGTTTAGTCAAAATCATTCAGAGGCCTTTGCGGCTGCGCAGGCTCAATTTTCAGTGAAGGAAAATTTGCTCAAGGCGCAGCTTCTGCAAAAGGAAAACCTCGAGGCAGTTAGAGAAGTGGATTGGCAGCGTCAGCTTAACCTATGGACTCTGGGAGTGGCCATTCTTCTGGGGCTGTTTCTATCCTACATTATTTGGCAGCAGCGAAAATTAAGGCACCTGAATGAAGAGCTTATTCAGAAGAATGAAGAGTTAGATGACCATTTGCATGAAAAGGATAATATCATGGGCATTTTGGTTCATGATTTACGTTCTCCCATGGCGTCGATCAAGAGTTTGAGCGATTTGCTGGTCACCGAAGAAGATATTGATTTGCCCGACGATGTACGCGAATTACTCACCGAGTTGGGACATGTATCCGAGCGTGGATTGCAGATGGTAAGCACCTTATTCCGGGTTTATGAGCTCGAAAATCATATGGAAAGTATCCAACTGGATCGGGTGAAATTGGGTCCTCTACTTTCCGATTTGGAAGAAGAGTTTAGAAGTTTGGCAGGGAAAAAAGGAATGACCTTACTGGTTGAGAAAAATGGGGAAGAGGTACTGTCTCACCGTGAATTTCTATTTAGCATTTTGAGAAACCTCATTTCCAATGCCCTTAAATTTTCGCCTGACGGAAAGAGCGTAAAAATTCGGGTCGACCAACTCAAGGATAGAGCTCGGCTTTATATTCGGGACGAGGGACCTGGTTTTTCAGCCGAGGACAGGAAACACATGTTTCGAAAATTTAAAAAACTCAGTGCGCAACCAACTCGGGGAGAAACCTCAAGCGGACTGGGCCTATACCTGGTTTACTTGATGGGAATGCGGATCAATGCTCGAATTTGGTTGAATGAAGACTATCATTCAGGAGCGGAGTTTATCATCGAACTACCGCTATACCAAGGCACGAATTAA
- a CDS encoding class I SAM-dependent RNA methyltransferase, translating to MYNTFVSTYQGLEEVLEEELQELGYSDRIVRKVRRGVYLEKLDLEDIYRLNYELRTALRVLINLRSFRIFRADQLAHKLRHEKWERWFLPEHSFKVEAVVNRSELFRNSQYAAQVAKDGIVDHFMDKFGKRPEVELRYPQIRIHLLISSDQVTISLDSSGESLHKRGSKVSNGIAPLSEVLASGILKLSGWTPDTPLFDPMCGSGTFLTEAYGIATKTPAGKYRREFAFQNWNNFNSDTWQSVKDESNAKTLPHSESLQIRGADRSPDAMRSSRRNLDQIGAGRVQISKEDFFRSFPKESEGMLIMNPPYDKRIQLDGEDSFYPRIGDQFKKAYPGWRAGVFSSNMPQLKRTGLKPQKRIPLFNGPLEGRLFLFELYSGSRKVKGNPEENQD from the coding sequence ATGTACAACACCTTTGTGTCCACCTACCAGGGCCTGGAAGAGGTTTTGGAGGAGGAACTTCAGGAGCTGGGCTATTCGGATCGAATAGTCAGAAAGGTACGCCGTGGCGTTTACCTGGAAAAACTTGACCTGGAGGATATTTATCGATTGAACTATGAGCTAAGAACTGCGCTCAGAGTTCTCATTAACTTACGTTCCTTTCGCATCTTTCGAGCTGATCAATTGGCTCATAAACTGCGTCATGAAAAATGGGAACGTTGGTTCCTTCCTGAACATTCTTTCAAGGTGGAAGCGGTGGTCAACCGAAGCGAATTGTTTCGCAACAGTCAATATGCCGCCCAAGTGGCCAAAGACGGAATTGTGGACCACTTCATGGACAAATTTGGGAAACGACCGGAAGTAGAACTCCGTTACCCTCAAATTCGCATTCACCTGCTGATTAGCTCTGATCAAGTAACTATTTCTTTGGATAGTTCCGGTGAATCACTGCATAAACGAGGGTCTAAAGTCAGTAATGGCATTGCTCCCTTGAGCGAGGTTTTAGCCTCCGGCATTTTAAAACTTTCGGGTTGGACACCTGATACTCCCTTGTTCGATCCTATGTGTGGATCAGGTACTTTTTTAACCGAAGCTTATGGTATAGCCACCAAAACTCCGGCCGGAAAATACCGCCGTGAATTTGCCTTTCAAAACTGGAACAACTTCAACTCAGATACTTGGCAATCGGTTAAGGATGAATCGAATGCCAAAACGCTTCCTCACTCAGAATCTCTTCAAATACGAGGAGCCGACAGAAGTCCGGATGCGATGCGAAGTTCTCGTCGCAATTTGGATCAAATTGGAGCTGGAAGAGTGCAGATTTCGAAAGAGGATTTCTTTCGATCCTTTCCCAAAGAATCGGAAGGAATGCTCATCATGAATCCTCCTTATGACAAGCGTATTCAACTGGACGGAGAAGATTCTTTTTACCCCCGTATCGGAGATCAGTTCAAGAAGGCTTACCCGGGATGGCGTGCCGGCGTGTTTAGCAGTAACATGCCTCAGCTCAAACGTACAGGACTGAAACCACAAAAACGCATTCCCTTGTTTAATGGTCCGTTAGAGGGCAGGCTTTTTCTTTTTGAACTGTATTCAGGAAGTAGAAAAGTGAAAGGAAACCCGGAAGAGAATCAAGATTAA
- a CDS encoding PorT family protein, with protein sequence MLFSASVAHAQIPINLGIMGGTTFSKYTTDIDSITSEAKTGWQGGVFARVKLKKFYVEGDALFTAKPGQFRLNAGNQTVENDLKIYTVDVPIMAGYKIIKTKPFSLRLFAGPVMTVNVNDKITTSINGSEVELQEDIQLKGGTSWAGTVGAGVDVLFLVVDARYFINFSDWSNVSTYSLNSNGFMVNVGVKFF encoded by the coding sequence TTGCTCTTTTCAGCTTCTGTAGCTCATGCCCAAATACCTATTAATCTCGGTATTATGGGAGGTACCACTTTCAGTAAATATACGACTGATATAGATTCAATCACTTCGGAGGCCAAAACCGGTTGGCAAGGAGGAGTTTTTGCTCGGGTTAAATTGAAGAAATTTTACGTAGAAGGCGATGCCCTTTTTACGGCTAAACCAGGTCAATTCAGACTAAACGCTGGAAACCAAACCGTGGAAAACGATTTGAAAATTTACACGGTGGATGTACCCATCATGGCTGGATACAAAATCATTAAAACCAAACCTTTTAGCCTACGCTTGTTTGCCGGACCTGTGATGACGGTTAATGTAAATGACAAAATTACTACCTCCATCAACGGTAGTGAAGTAGAGCTTCAAGAAGACATTCAGCTAAAAGGTGGTACAAGCTGGGCCGGAACCGTAGGGGCCGGTGTAGATGTGCTTTTCTTAGTAGTTGACGCTCGCTATTTTATCAATTTCTCCGACTGGAGCAACGTTAGCACCTACTCCCTTAACAGCAACGGGTTTATGGTGAACGTCGGGGTTAAATTCTTTTAA
- the yidD gene encoding membrane protein insertion efficiency factor YidD has translation MNKTLQRILAFPLLILIRIYQGAISPYLGSNCRHTPTCSNYTYEAIQVHGPLKGPWLGLKRIVRCNPWGTSGYDPVPPKDES, from the coding sequence TTGAATAAGACACTTCAACGGATTCTTGCGTTCCCTCTTTTAATACTGATTCGTATTTATCAGGGGGCTATTTCGCCATATCTCGGGTCCAACTGTCGCCACACGCCCACCTGCTCAAACTACACCTACGAAGCTATTCAAGTGCATGGCCCATTAAAAGGACCCTGGCTGGGACTCAAGCGCATCGTTCGCTGCAATCCCTGGGGTACGAGTGGGTATGATCCGGTGCCGCCGAAGGATGAGTCTTAA
- a CDS encoding dCTP deaminase, with the protein MILSGKEIQNQLGQNIFIEPYREEQLNPNSYNLRLHDRLLVYDTDVLDMKSPNATKELIIPEDGLVLQPGKLYLGRTIEYTRTENLVPMLEGRSSIGRLGLYVHVTAGFGDVGFAGYWTLEIHCIEPIKIYPGVEVCQVYYHSIEGDYAPYKSGKYQNNTEVQPSLLYKDFE; encoded by the coding sequence ATGATACTATCAGGAAAAGAAATACAGAACCAATTAGGCCAAAACATTTTTATTGAGCCTTACCGGGAAGAACAGCTTAACCCCAATAGTTACAACCTTCGCTTACACGATCGTCTTTTGGTGTATGATACGGACGTTTTGGATATGAAAAGTCCAAATGCAACCAAAGAATTGATCATTCCTGAAGATGGCCTCGTTCTTCAGCCAGGTAAATTGTACCTCGGTAGAACCATCGAGTATACCCGAACTGAGAATTTGGTTCCTATGCTGGAAGGCCGTTCAAGTATCGGTCGTTTAGGGCTATACGTTCACGTAACCGCAGGATTTGGTGATGTAGGTTTTGCGGGATACTGGACATTAGAAATCCACTGTATCGAGCCGATTAAAATTTATCCGGGCGTTGAAGTTTGCCAGGTATACTACCACAGTATCGAAGGCGATTACGCTCCCTATAAAAGCGGTAAATACCAAAACAACACAGAAGTACAGCCCAGTTTGTTGTACAAAGATTTTGAATAA
- the cysS gene encoding cysteine--tRNA ligase, which produces MKLYEKFPLKVQNSLGKKLEKFETIHPGRVGMYVCGPTVYSDVHLGNVRTFMSFDVVYRYLTFLGYKVRYVRNITDVGHLVDDIDEGEDKIAKRAKLENLEPMEIVQKYTNGFHDVMRDFNILPPSIEPTATGHIVEQIQMIQSILDKGLAYEVNGSVYFDVEKYNENEPYGELSGRKIDELQSNSRELDGQSDKRSPLDFALWKKASPEHIMRWPSPWSDGFPGWHLECSVMSSKYLGDQFDIHGGGMDLKFPHHECEIAQCKASHDKEPVKYWLHGNMLTVNGTKMSKSLGNSFLPHELFSGDHEVLDKGYSPMSVRFFMLQTHYSSTLDFSNEALQAAEKGFKKLTGMVNAAGKLNHPGGAAQDESKDEEFKALSEQLFEHMGSDFNTPKTIATLFEIGGWINSYANGQADIRNISETTWNEVRNLFLAIIRDVLGLSDESSSDDSGAMDAAMDVLIQLRNQARQDKDWALSDEIRDRLKEAGIVLKDGKEGTSYTLED; this is translated from the coding sequence ATGAAACTGTACGAAAAGTTTCCCCTTAAGGTCCAAAATTCCCTGGGGAAAAAACTGGAAAAATTTGAAACCATTCATCCAGGCCGAGTAGGCATGTATGTCTGTGGACCAACGGTTTACAGCGACGTCCACTTGGGAAATGTCCGAACCTTTATGAGTTTTGACGTGGTGTATCGGTACCTAACCTTCTTAGGCTATAAGGTCCGCTACGTTCGCAACATCACCGATGTGGGTCACCTGGTTGACGACATTGATGAGGGAGAAGACAAAATCGCCAAGCGAGCCAAGTTGGAAAACCTGGAGCCAATGGAAATCGTGCAGAAGTACACGAATGGATTTCACGACGTCATGCGTGATTTCAATATTCTTCCACCCAGCATTGAACCGACGGCTACGGGTCACATCGTAGAACAAATTCAAATGATTCAATCCATTTTGGACAAGGGATTGGCTTATGAAGTGAATGGTTCGGTATACTTCGATGTGGAGAAGTACAATGAGAATGAACCTTACGGAGAACTATCCGGAAGAAAAATAGACGAGTTACAATCCAATTCCCGCGAACTTGATGGACAGAGCGACAAGCGCAGCCCTCTTGATTTTGCACTTTGGAAAAAAGCATCTCCTGAACACATCATGAGATGGCCTTCTCCCTGGAGCGATGGTTTTCCAGGTTGGCACTTGGAGTGTTCCGTAATGAGTTCAAAATACTTGGGCGATCAATTTGATATTCACGGAGGAGGAATGGATCTAAAATTCCCACACCACGAATGTGAAATTGCACAATGCAAGGCCAGTCATGACAAGGAACCCGTGAAGTATTGGCTTCATGGAAACATGCTCACCGTTAATGGCACGAAAATGAGCAAGTCTTTGGGTAACTCCTTCCTGCCTCATGAACTGTTTTCCGGTGATCATGAAGTTTTAGACAAAGGATATTCTCCAATGTCTGTGCGTTTCTTTATGCTTCAGACCCATTACAGCAGTACTCTTGATTTTTCCAATGAAGCGCTCCAGGCAGCTGAAAAAGGATTTAAGAAGTTGACTGGAATGGTGAACGCTGCAGGCAAACTGAATCACCCTGGTGGAGCTGCACAAGATGAATCCAAAGACGAGGAGTTCAAAGCGTTGAGCGAGCAATTGTTCGAGCACATGGGTTCTGACTTCAATACCCCAAAAACGATTGCGACCTTGTTTGAAATTGGCGGATGGATCAACTCATACGCCAACGGACAAGCCGATATCCGTAATATTTCTGAAACCACCTGGAACGAGGTTCGGAATTTATTCCTTGCCATCATCCGCGATGTTTTGGGATTGAGCGATGAAAGCTCAAGCGATGATAGTGGTGCCATGGATGCAGCTATGGATGTTTTGATTCAATTGCGCAATCAAGCTCGTCAAGACAAAGATTGGGCCCTATCCGACGAAATCCGGGATCGATTGAAAGAGGCCGGAATCGTTTTGAAAGATGGAAAAGAAGGCACTTCCTATACCCTTGAAGATTGA
- the folE gene encoding GTP cyclohydrolase I FolE: protein MKEEKNGQANDLEQLDIDIIGDNHLSQNPDTPLRDDAFEMSKEDKIRSIEADFAKIMYTLGLDMTDDSLRGTPRRVAKMFVNEIFGGLLPEEEPKASTFENKYKYSEMLVEKNIVLYSTCEHHFLPIVGKAHVAYISSGRVIGLSKLNRIVDYYAKRPQVQERLTIQVVKHLQRELKTDDIACVIDAKHLCVNSRGIRDINSSTVTAEYGGKFKDPAVKKEFLDYIQMKLEE, encoded by the coding sequence ATGAAAGAGGAAAAAAACGGTCAGGCGAACGATTTAGAGCAGTTGGACATTGACATTATTGGTGATAATCACCTCTCTCAAAATCCGGATACTCCTTTACGGGATGATGCTTTCGAAATGAGCAAAGAGGATAAAATTCGCTCCATTGAAGCGGATTTCGCCAAAATCATGTACACCCTTGGTTTGGATATGACCGATGACAGCCTTCGTGGAACTCCGCGCCGGGTTGCCAAAATGTTTGTCAATGAGATTTTCGGAGGTCTTCTTCCTGAAGAGGAGCCTAAAGCTTCTACCTTCGAAAACAAGTACAAATACAGCGAGATGCTGGTAGAGAAGAATATTGTACTCTACTCTACTTGTGAGCATCACTTCCTACCTATCGTGGGTAAAGCCCATGTTGCCTACATTTCTTCTGGTCGTGTTATCGGTTTGTCTAAACTCAACCGAATTGTGGATTACTACGCCAAAAGACCTCAGGTTCAGGAGCGTCTTACCATTCAAGTGGTAAAACACCTGCAGCGAGAACTTAAAACGGATGATATTGCTTGCGTTATTGATGCCAAACACCTTTGTGTGAACTCCAGAGGTATCCGCGACATTAACAGCAGCACCGTCACCGCGGAATACGGCGGAAAATTCAAAGATCCAGCGGTCAAAAAAGAATTCCTCGATTACATCCAGATGAAGCTGGAAGAGTAA
- a CDS encoding Omp28-related outer membrane protein — translation MKTYLPAFLFFALILQGCDKVKFPLEDTAGVGTSFSGDTLYSDSTYTQQRLLIEEFTGHRCSWCPAGAEKLKDLDQKFPGGLVLVGIHGSNYAIPNVKEGYPADYRTDAGNYIIDYRGVLDFPSAMFNREGTGSQLRGFWDQTVHDFMGSDERENPKIQLILRNIRNNPDDKNNLQVTAIANEELTGAYDLVVYLTEDGIVSPQLDARLEIQGLDPNVYEYTHNHVLRTSVGPAPGNVFIEDGLASGERFAVSYDVLAKDRQTEWVTENLTFVAFVIERSSGLVVQAETVPFTKN, via the coding sequence ATGAAAACTTATTTACCTGCCTTCTTGTTTTTTGCCCTAATCCTTCAGGGTTGTGACAAGGTGAAATTTCCCTTGGAAGATACCGCTGGAGTAGGAACCTCCTTTTCGGGTGATACGCTTTACAGCGATTCAACCTATACCCAACAGCGATTGTTGATTGAAGAATTTACAGGTCATCGTTGTTCCTGGTGTCCGGCGGGTGCCGAGAAACTAAAGGATTTGGATCAGAAGTTTCCGGGTGGTTTAGTTCTGGTTGGTATTCATGGAAGCAATTATGCTATACCCAATGTCAAGGAAGGTTACCCGGCCGATTATCGCACGGATGCAGGTAACTATATCATAGATTACAGAGGGGTTCTTGATTTTCCTTCGGCCATGTTTAACCGGGAAGGAACAGGAAGTCAATTACGAGGCTTTTGGGATCAAACGGTCCATGATTTTATGGGCTCGGACGAACGGGAGAATCCAAAGATTCAATTGATTTTAAGAAACATTAGAAATAACCCCGATGATAAAAACAACCTTCAAGTAACCGCCATTGCGAATGAGGAATTGACCGGAGCTTATGATTTGGTGGTTTATTTAACCGAGGATGGAATTGTATCCCCGCAATTGGATGCTCGGTTGGAGATTCAGGGATTGGATCCTAATGTCTACGAGTACACCCATAATCACGTGCTTAGAACCTCTGTTGGTCCTGCACCAGGCAATGTCTTTATTGAAGATGGCTTGGCCTCAGGAGAACGGTTTGCGGTGAGCTACGATGTACTGGCCAAGGATCGTCAAACAGAATGGGTGACCGAAAATCTAACGTTCGTTGCCTTTGTGATCGAAAGAAGTTCAGGGTTGGTGGTTCAGGCGGAAACCGTTCCGTTCACCAAAAATTAA